From Pseudomonas putida, one genomic window encodes:
- a CDS encoding gamma-glutamylcyclotransferase: MSALESLSWKSTYPPALDFGQQLTREQLINSVHTTMSRHHGGPVWLFAYGSLIWRPECSSVERQRARVHGYHRGLYLWSHEHRGTPETPGLVFGLDRGGSCSGFAYRLDESNLDDSLMALWQREMPYPAYRPHWLSCRLGDGNKVQALGFVLERHLPCYAGNLPDTLLSQILASAKGRYGTTREYVEQTLNALRSHQMPDRNLEARFRRCHNLREV, encoded by the coding sequence ATGTCGGCACTTGAAAGTTTATCCTGGAAAAGCACTTATCCTCCGGCACTCGACTTCGGTCAGCAACTGACCCGCGAGCAATTGATCAACTCGGTGCATACCACCATGTCGCGCCATCACGGCGGCCCGGTCTGGTTATTTGCCTATGGTTCGTTGATATGGCGCCCGGAGTGCAGTTCGGTCGAGCGCCAGCGTGCACGGGTGCATGGCTATCACCGTGGCCTTTATCTGTGGTCGCACGAGCATCGGGGCACGCCGGAAACGCCAGGCCTGGTATTCGGCCTCGACCGCGGCGGTTCGTGCAGCGGTTTTGCCTACCGCCTCGATGAAAGCAACCTCGACGACTCCCTGATGGCCTTGTGGCAAAGAGAGATGCCGTACCCGGCGTACCGGCCACACTGGCTCAGCTGCCGGCTGGGTGATGGCAACAAGGTGCAGGCCTTGGGCTTCGTGCTTGAGCGACACCTGCCGTGCTACGCCGGCAATTTGCCCGATACGCTGCTTAGCCAGATTCTTGCCAGTGCCAAAGGGCGCTATGGCACCACGCGTGAGTATGTCGAGCAGACGTTGAACGCACTGCGCAGCCACCAGATGCCCGACCGCAACCTCGAAGCGCGCTTCAGGCGCTGCCACAACCTGCGTGAGGTCTGA
- a CDS encoding CDP-6-deoxy-delta-3,4-glucoseen reductase produces MQVTLQPSGAVLALEPGERILDGARRLGYDCPNSCRNGNCHVCAALLVEGRVRQNGEVRDHGELFTCIAEPLEDCVLLWDGVLALGELPVRKLACSVTECVEVGGDVWRVRLRAPAGKPLRYHAGQYLMIEREGGKPAAFSLASAPHSGRDLELHVLVREDSARQLLAQLQRDPVARIEMPFGDTHLAELPDGPLVLIAAGTGMGQMHSLVEHCRAQGFKHPVHLYWGVRRPEDFYAIEHWAEWERLPNLFLHKVVSDLCGWEGRCGMLHEAVCEDVQDLNTVHVYASGSPNMVYATLDALVEAGMDAHRMRADVFAYAPRG; encoded by the coding sequence ATGCAGGTAACGTTGCAGCCGTCCGGGGCGGTGCTGGCGCTCGAACCCGGGGAACGGATCCTGGATGGAGCGCGGCGGCTGGGCTATGACTGCCCGAACAGCTGTCGCAATGGCAATTGCCATGTGTGCGCCGCATTGTTGGTCGAGGGTCGCGTTCGCCAGAATGGTGAGGTGCGAGACCATGGTGAGCTGTTCACCTGCATCGCCGAACCACTGGAGGACTGCGTGCTGCTCTGGGATGGTGTGCTGGCCCTGGGCGAGCTGCCAGTGCGCAAGCTGGCATGCAGCGTCACTGAATGCGTCGAGGTAGGTGGCGACGTCTGGCGCGTGCGCTTGCGTGCGCCGGCGGGCAAGCCACTGCGCTATCACGCCGGGCAGTACCTGATGATCGAGCGCGAGGGCGGCAAGCCGGCGGCCTTCTCGCTGGCGTCTGCCCCCCACAGTGGGCGCGACCTTGAGCTTCACGTGCTGGTCCGCGAAGACAGTGCCAGGCAGCTGTTGGCGCAGTTGCAGCGCGACCCTGTCGCGCGCATCGAGATGCCATTCGGGGACACCCACCTGGCCGAGCTGCCCGATGGGCCCCTGGTGCTCATCGCTGCGGGGACCGGCATGGGGCAGATGCACAGCCTGGTCGAGCATTGCCGCGCCCAGGGCTTCAAGCACCCGGTGCACCTCTACTGGGGGGTGCGACGCCCTGAAGATTTCTACGCCATCGAGCACTGGGCCGAGTGGGAGCGCCTGCCCAACCTGTTCCTGCACAAGGTGGTGAGCGACTTGTGTGGCTGGGAAGGCCGTTGCGGCATGTTGCACGAGGCGGTATGCGAGGACGTGCAAGACCTCAATACGGTTCACGTTTATGCCAGTGGCTCGCCCAATATGGTTTATGCCACGCTCGATGCCCTGGTCGAGGCCGGTATGGATGCGCATCGCATGCGCGCTGATGTGTTTGCCTACGCCCCGCGTGGTTAA
- the ubiD gene encoding 4-hydroxy-3-polyprenylbenzoate decarboxylase: MQYRDLRDFIRGLEQRGELKRIQVPISPVLEMTEVCDRTLRAKGPALLFEKPTGFDIPVLGNLFGTPERVAMGMGAESVEELREIGKLLAFLKEPEPPKGLKDAWSKLPIFKKVVSMAPKVVKDAVCQEVVVEGDDVDLGQLPIQHCWPGDVAPLITWGLTVTRGPNKDRQNLGIYRQQVIGRNKVIMRWLSHRGGALDYREWCEKNPGQPFPVAVALGADPATILGAVTPVPDTLSEYAFAGLLRGNRTELVKCRGSNLQVPATAEIILEGVIHPGEMAPEGPYGDHTGYYNEVDSFPVFTVERITHRQKPIYHSTYTGRPPDEPAILGVALNEVFVPILQKQFPEIVDFYLPPEGCSYRMAVVTMKKQYPGHAKRVMLGVWSFLRQFMYTKFVIVTDDDINARDWNDVIWAITTRMDPKRDTVMIDNTPIDYLDFASPVSGLGSKMGLDATHKWPGETTREWGRVIVKDEAVTRRIDELWDQLGID, translated from the coding sequence CCCGTCCTGGAAATGACCGAGGTGTGTGACCGCACCCTGCGTGCGAAGGGGCCGGCGTTGTTGTTCGAAAAGCCCACGGGCTTCGATATCCCGGTGCTCGGCAACCTGTTCGGCACCCCGGAGCGGGTGGCCATGGGCATGGGCGCCGAATCGGTCGAGGAGCTGCGCGAGATCGGCAAGCTGCTGGCCTTCCTCAAGGAGCCGGAGCCGCCTAAAGGCCTCAAGGATGCCTGGTCGAAACTGCCGATCTTCAAGAAGGTCGTGTCCATGGCACCGAAGGTGGTCAAGGATGCCGTTTGCCAGGAGGTGGTGGTCGAGGGCGATGACGTCGACCTTGGCCAACTGCCGATCCAGCACTGCTGGCCGGGCGACGTGGCGCCGCTGATCACCTGGGGCCTGACCGTGACTCGCGGGCCGAACAAGGACCGCCAGAACCTGGGCATTTATCGCCAGCAGGTCATCGGCCGCAACAAGGTCATCATGCGCTGGTTGAGCCACCGCGGTGGTGCGCTGGATTATCGCGAGTGGTGCGAGAAGAACCCCGGCCAGCCGTTCCCGGTCGCCGTTGCCCTGGGCGCTGACCCGGCAACCATCCTCGGCGCCGTCACGCCGGTGCCCGATACGCTTTCCGAGTACGCCTTCGCTGGCCTGCTGCGCGGCAACCGCACCGAGCTGGTCAAATGCCGAGGCAGCAACCTGCAGGTGCCGGCCACCGCCGAGATCATCCTTGAAGGTGTGATCCACCCGGGCGAGATGGCCCCGGAGGGCCCCTATGGTGACCACACCGGCTACTACAACGAAGTGGACAGCTTCCCGGTGTTCACCGTCGAACGCATCACTCACCGGCAGAAACCGATCTACCACAGCACCTATACCGGTCGGCCGCCAGATGAGCCAGCCATCCTTGGCGTGGCGCTCAATGAAGTGTTCGTGCCAATCCTGCAAAAGCAGTTCCCGGAGATCGTCGACTTCTACCTGCCGCCGGAAGGGTGCTCGTACCGCATGGCGGTGGTGACGATGAAGAAGCAGTACCCGGGCCACGCCAAGCGCGTGATGCTGGGTGTGTGGTCGTTCCTGAGACAGTTCATGTACACCAAGTTCGTTATCGTCACCGATGACGACATCAACGCCCGTGACTGGAATGACGTGATCTGGGCCATCACCACGCGCATGGACCCCAAGCGTGATACGGTGATGATCGACAACACGCCGATCGACTACCTGGACTTTGCGTCGCCGGTATCGGGCCTGGGGTCGAAGATGGGCCTGGATGCCACCCACAAGTGGCCGGGCGAGACTACACGCGAATGGGGCCGGGTCATCGTCAAGGACGAGGCCGTCACCCGCCGCATCGATGAGTTGTGGGACCAGTTGGGAATAGATTGA